A genomic segment from Melanotaenia boesemani isolate fMelBoe1 chromosome 9, fMelBoe1.pri, whole genome shotgun sequence encodes:
- the zbtb16b gene encoding zinc finger and BTB domain-containing protein 16-A isoform X2, with protein MGVLQLNNPTHSSTLLQRANQMRLTGTLCDVIITVDGQEFPAHRTVLACTSKMFEILFHRSSLRYALDFLSPKTFQQILEYAYTASLQATAEDLDDLLYAAEILEIEYLEEQCLKVLETIQAEESEEVAVRNHSSGDHSDHSRARHWRHMLMSKKHSIQDGTNCTTPTALHHLALYHVTERSSPGPGPEAVPESSPKLNTEVAMESTQQAQHRSTDVFQDSSLDPAINIKSECMQVDDANGCEGRSSSAGEGSCMSDQPRDEGPGTPLRGSVITSARELHTGPEDGGQVVGNTLDTFPGITDKRLTSIYTVASNHTGEGLPVSVSVTPSLGVPLDPRAYSSLLHQGLLHRELLSRLGQFAAGMRHEGQTQGQHCCGECGLQLHGRQAIEQHRRLHDEEKGNGCEYCGKHFQDSMRLRMHMLSHAAPAEALVCDQCGATFSSEDALEAHRQTHTGTDMAVFCLLCAKRFQTQKALQQHMEVHAGMHSYICSHCERPFPSHTTLKRHLRSHTGDHPFECEFCGSCFRDDGTLRGHKRIHTGEKPYECNGCGKRFSLKHQLETHYRVHTGEKPFECKLCHQRSRDYSAMIKHLRTHNGASPYQCTICQDFCPSLAAMQKHMKGHKPEEVPADWRIEKTYLYVCYV; from the exons ATGGGTGTGCTCCAGCTCAACAATCCCACTCACTCCAGCACTCTTCTGCAGCGGGCCAATCAGATGCGCCTGACCGGCACCTTGTGTGATGTCATCATCACAGTGGATGGCCAAGAGTTTCCAGCTCATCGCACCGTTCTGGCCTGCACCAGCAAAATGTTTGAGATTTTATTCCACCGCAGCAGCCTGCGCTACGCCCTGGACTTTCTTTCCCCAAAGACCTTCCAGCAGATCCTCGAGTACGCCTACACCGCTTCGCTCCAGGCCACAGCCGAAGATCTGGATGACCTCCTGTATGCCGCAGAGATCCTGGAGATAGAGTACCTGGAGGAGCAATGCCTGAAGGTGCTGGAGACCATCCAGGCAGAGGAGAGCGAGGAGGTAGCAGTGAGGAATCACAGCTCTGGAGACCACAGTGACCACAGCCGGGCCAGGCACTGGAGGCACATGTTGATGTCCAAGAAGCATTCCATACAGGATGGAACCAACTGCACTACTCCCACTGCCCTACACCACCTGGCGCTGTACCATGTGACGGAGAGAAGCTCTCCTGGTCCAGGGCCTGAAGCGGTCCCTGAATCCAGCCCCAAATTGAACACTGAGGTCGCCATGGAGAGCACCCAGCAGGCTCAGCATCGCAGCACAGATGTTTTCCAGGACTCATCCCTGGATCCTGCCATAAATATCAAATCAGAATGCATGCAGGTGGACGATGCCAACGGCTGTGAGGGCAGATCCTCCAGTGCCGGGGAGGGAAGCTGCATGTCTGACCAGCCTAGAGACGAGGGCCCAGGAACACCCCTGAGAGGCAGCGTGATCACCAGCGCTCGAGAGTTGCACACTGGCCCCGAAGATGGGGGGCAAGTAGTGGGAAACACTCTTGACACTTTTCCTGGAATCACTGACAAACGCCTGACCTCCATATACACTGTGGCCTCCAACCACACAGGGGAAGGCCTGCCAGTGTCCGTTTCAGTGACCCCGTCTCTGGGTGTGCCGCTGGATCCCAGGGCCTACAGCAGCCTGCTGCACCAAGGCTTGCTGCACAGGGAGCTCCTGAGCAGATTGGGCCAGTTTGCAGCAGGGATGAGACACGAGGGCCAGACTCAAGGCCAGCATTGTTGTGGCGAATGTGGCCTTCAGCTGCACGGCAGGCAGGCTATAGAGCAGCACAG GCGGCTGCATGACGAGGAGAAGGGCAACGGCTGTGAATACTGTGGAAAACACTTCCAGGACAGCATGCGGCTCAGGATGCACATGCTGTCTCACGCAG CTCCTGCAGAGGCGCTGGTGTGTGATCAGTGCGGAGCGACGTTCTCGTCAGAGGATGCTCTGGAAGCCCACAGGCAAACGCATACAG GGACTGACATGGCGGTGTTCTGTCTGCTGTGTGCAAAGCGCTTCCAGACCCAGAAGGCCCTGCAGCAGCACATGGAAGTCCATGCAGGGATGCACAGCTACATCTGCAGCCACTGTGAGCGCCCCTTTCCAAGCCACACAACGCTCAAAAGACATTTGCGCTCGCACACGG GCGATCACCCGTTTGAGTGCGAGTTCTGCGGGAGCTGTTTCAGAGATGACGGCACACTGAGGGGCCATAAACGCATacacacaggagagaagccTTACGAGTGCAACGGTTGTGGGAAGAGGTTCAGTCTGAAACACCAGCTAGAGACGCATTACCGCGTTCATACAG GTGAGAAGCCATTTGAGTGTAAGCTGTGCCACCAACGATCCAGAGACTACTCAGCTATGATCAAACACCTACGCACACACAACGGGGCATCTCCGTACCAGTGCACCATCTGCCAGGACTTCTGCCCGAGCCTGGCCGCCATGCAGAAGCACATGAAAGGCCACAAACCCGAAGAGGTGCCGGCCGATTGGAGGATAGAAAAGACTTACCTGTATGTCTGTTACGTCTGA
- the zbtb16b gene encoding zinc finger and BTB domain-containing protein 16-A isoform X1: MGVLQLNNPTHSSTLLQRANQMRLTGTLCDVIITVDGQEFPAHRTVLACTSKMFEILFHRSSLRYALDFLSPKTFQQILEYAYTASLQATAEDLDDLLYAAEILEIEYLEEQCLKVLETIQAEESEEVAVRNHSSGDHSDHSRARHWRHMLMSKKHSIQDGTNCTTPTALHHLALYHVTERSSPGPGPEAVPESSPKLNTEVAMESTQQAQHRSTDVFQDSSLDPAINIKSECMQVDDANGCEGRSSSAGEGSCMSDQPRDEGPGTPLRGSVITSARELHTGPEDGGQVVGNTLDTFPGITDKRLTSIYTVASNHTGEGLPVSVSVTPSLGVPLDPRAYSSLLHQGLLHRELLSRLGQFAAGMRHEGQTQGQHCCGECGLQLHGRQAIEQHRRLHDEEKGNGCEYCGKHFQDSMRLRMHMLSHAGMCRRQEASAVQRTPSPSVASQADSLLTVQRLITDHAPAEALVCDQCGATFSSEDALEAHRQTHTGTDMAVFCLLCAKRFQTQKALQQHMEVHAGMHSYICSHCERPFPSHTTLKRHLRSHTGDHPFECEFCGSCFRDDGTLRGHKRIHTGEKPYECNGCGKRFSLKHQLETHYRVHTGEKPFECKLCHQRSRDYSAMIKHLRTHNGASPYQCTICQDFCPSLAAMQKHMKGHKPEEVPADWRIEKTYLYVCYV; encoded by the exons ATGGGTGTGCTCCAGCTCAACAATCCCACTCACTCCAGCACTCTTCTGCAGCGGGCCAATCAGATGCGCCTGACCGGCACCTTGTGTGATGTCATCATCACAGTGGATGGCCAAGAGTTTCCAGCTCATCGCACCGTTCTGGCCTGCACCAGCAAAATGTTTGAGATTTTATTCCACCGCAGCAGCCTGCGCTACGCCCTGGACTTTCTTTCCCCAAAGACCTTCCAGCAGATCCTCGAGTACGCCTACACCGCTTCGCTCCAGGCCACAGCCGAAGATCTGGATGACCTCCTGTATGCCGCAGAGATCCTGGAGATAGAGTACCTGGAGGAGCAATGCCTGAAGGTGCTGGAGACCATCCAGGCAGAGGAGAGCGAGGAGGTAGCAGTGAGGAATCACAGCTCTGGAGACCACAGTGACCACAGCCGGGCCAGGCACTGGAGGCACATGTTGATGTCCAAGAAGCATTCCATACAGGATGGAACCAACTGCACTACTCCCACTGCCCTACACCACCTGGCGCTGTACCATGTGACGGAGAGAAGCTCTCCTGGTCCAGGGCCTGAAGCGGTCCCTGAATCCAGCCCCAAATTGAACACTGAGGTCGCCATGGAGAGCACCCAGCAGGCTCAGCATCGCAGCACAGATGTTTTCCAGGACTCATCCCTGGATCCTGCCATAAATATCAAATCAGAATGCATGCAGGTGGACGATGCCAACGGCTGTGAGGGCAGATCCTCCAGTGCCGGGGAGGGAAGCTGCATGTCTGACCAGCCTAGAGACGAGGGCCCAGGAACACCCCTGAGAGGCAGCGTGATCACCAGCGCTCGAGAGTTGCACACTGGCCCCGAAGATGGGGGGCAAGTAGTGGGAAACACTCTTGACACTTTTCCTGGAATCACTGACAAACGCCTGACCTCCATATACACTGTGGCCTCCAACCACACAGGGGAAGGCCTGCCAGTGTCCGTTTCAGTGACCCCGTCTCTGGGTGTGCCGCTGGATCCCAGGGCCTACAGCAGCCTGCTGCACCAAGGCTTGCTGCACAGGGAGCTCCTGAGCAGATTGGGCCAGTTTGCAGCAGGGATGAGACACGAGGGCCAGACTCAAGGCCAGCATTGTTGTGGCGAATGTGGCCTTCAGCTGCACGGCAGGCAGGCTATAGAGCAGCACAG GCGGCTGCATGACGAGGAGAAGGGCAACGGCTGTGAATACTGTGGAAAACACTTCCAGGACAGCATGCGGCTCAGGATGCACATGCTGTCTCACGCAG gGATGTGCCGTAGGCAGGAAGCGTCTGCTGTTCAGAGAACACCCAGTCCTTCTGTGGCCTCTCAGGCAGACAGTCTGCTCACTGTTCAGAGACTGATAACAGACCACG CTCCTGCAGAGGCGCTGGTGTGTGATCAGTGCGGAGCGACGTTCTCGTCAGAGGATGCTCTGGAAGCCCACAGGCAAACGCATACAG GGACTGACATGGCGGTGTTCTGTCTGCTGTGTGCAAAGCGCTTCCAGACCCAGAAGGCCCTGCAGCAGCACATGGAAGTCCATGCAGGGATGCACAGCTACATCTGCAGCCACTGTGAGCGCCCCTTTCCAAGCCACACAACGCTCAAAAGACATTTGCGCTCGCACACGG GCGATCACCCGTTTGAGTGCGAGTTCTGCGGGAGCTGTTTCAGAGATGACGGCACACTGAGGGGCCATAAACGCATacacacaggagagaagccTTACGAGTGCAACGGTTGTGGGAAGAGGTTCAGTCTGAAACACCAGCTAGAGACGCATTACCGCGTTCATACAG GTGAGAAGCCATTTGAGTGTAAGCTGTGCCACCAACGATCCAGAGACTACTCAGCTATGATCAAACACCTACGCACACACAACGGGGCATCTCCGTACCAGTGCACCATCTGCCAGGACTTCTGCCCGAGCCTGGCCGCCATGCAGAAGCACATGAAAGGCCACAAACCCGAAGAGGTGCCGGCCGATTGGAGGATAGAAAAGACTTACCTGTATGTCTGTTACGTCTGA